Proteins encoded together in one Peribacillus asahii window:
- a CDS encoding LCP family glycopolymer transferase, with translation MRQERKKKKRKNKWLKFFGILLLLFLIGGAVYGAMVYQSLKGAVNSMQGTEHKSEKRLEDIKFKNKDPFSVLILGVDERANDVGRSDTMIVVTVNPKKQSMEMLSLPRDIRTEIVGHGTTDKMNHAYAYGGIPMAIKTVEAFLDVPIDYYIKMNMEGFQDIVEAVGGITVKNDMNLSHGGYSFPKGTITLNGKEALVYSRIRKEDPRGDFGRQMRQRQVIEAIVEKGASLSSLTNYRGIFKALGKNVETNLTFDEMMSIQNHYKKALGSINQSTIEGNGQRINGIWYLIVPEEERLRVQNQLKAHLDILI, from the coding sequence ATGAGACAAGAACGTAAAAAGAAGAAGAGAAAAAATAAATGGCTGAAATTTTTCGGCATTCTATTACTTCTGTTCCTAATTGGCGGCGCTGTATATGGTGCGATGGTTTACCAATCACTAAAAGGGGCCGTCAACAGTATGCAAGGAACCGAACATAAAAGTGAAAAACGACTAGAAGATATTAAATTCAAAAATAAAGATCCTTTTTCTGTGCTCATATTAGGTGTGGATGAACGAGCAAATGATGTTGGACGCTCGGATACAATGATTGTTGTTACAGTCAATCCAAAAAAGCAATCAATGGAAATGCTTAGCCTTCCCCGTGATATACGAACAGAGATTGTAGGACATGGGACAACCGATAAAATGAATCATGCTTATGCATACGGCGGTATTCCAATGGCCATTAAGACGGTTGAAGCTTTTCTAGATGTCCCGATTGATTATTATATCAAGATGAATATGGAAGGCTTTCAGGATATTGTCGAAGCAGTCGGCGGAATTACGGTTAAAAATGATATGAACCTTTCTCATGGCGGCTACAGTTTTCCAAAAGGTACGATTACGTTAAACGGAAAAGAAGCACTCGTGTATTCAAGAATTCGTAAAGAAGACCCACGAGGTGATTTTGGCCGCCAAATGCGCCAACGCCAAGTGATTGAAGCGATTGTCGAGAAAGGAGCCAGCTTATCATCATTAACAAACTATCGCGGCATTTTTAAAGCTCTCGGTAAAAATGTGGAAACGAATTTAACCTTCGATGAAATGATGAGCATCCAAAATCATTACAAAAAAGCTCTAGGATCCATTAACCAGTCGACTATTGAAGGAAATGGACAACGAATTAATGGAATCTGGTACTTAATTGTTCCAGAAGAAGAACGATTAAGGGTACAAAATCAATTAAAAGCGCATCTTGATATTCTGATCTGA
- a CDS encoding alkaline phosphatase translates to MQVHGQGQLHTPAKNVILLIGDGMGLGQLEVARQLEYGKTGVLHMETLNHVGLMRTYSANNFVTDSAAGGSAIATGIKTNNESIAINEKGQEVDSILDAFQTHGKKVGIISTNTVVDATPAAFGASVANRWTDAADIARQLFNHKIDVILGGGASYFTPKKQNGVDLIEKFRKAGYTIATNRNDLVAASPRNNKLVGLFHPAYMNFQIDKEEYKSEEPTLQEMTMKAIDVLSWGEEGFFLMAEGARIDHMAHAADVTGIWKETIAFDQTVKAVVDWAKKRNDTLVVVLADHETMGISATEKMNIEGLKKVNMSAEYMAKQLQATKDARLAPERVIEVFSKHANIQLTLKEAQQFIKNIESNRTMVYPQNRVNWEVGSTIAKHYNVGVVDSSIRAASSTGGHTANMIPIFATGPGSSAFNRVIDNTDVSTIITNAANIPFTPGQQLGNQ, encoded by the coding sequence ATGCAGGTTCATGGTCAGGGGCAGCTACATACTCCTGCGAAGAACGTGATTTTGCTCATTGGCGATGGGATGGGGCTTGGTCAACTGGAAGTTGCTCGTCAGCTGGAGTATGGCAAGACGGGTGTTTTACATATGGAGACACTCAATCATGTCGGTCTGATGCGCACGTACTCAGCCAATAACTTTGTCACCGATTCAGCGGCTGGTGGTTCGGCGATTGCCACAGGCATCAAGACGAATAATGAATCGATTGCGATTAATGAGAAAGGACAAGAAGTAGATAGTATACTCGATGCCTTTCAAACACATGGCAAAAAAGTAGGCATCATCTCTACAAACACCGTTGTAGATGCAACACCTGCCGCTTTTGGAGCGAGCGTCGCCAACCGCTGGACAGATGCGGCTGATATTGCACGGCAGCTGTTTAACCATAAAATCGATGTCATCCTTGGAGGTGGAGCCAGCTATTTTACGCCCAAGAAGCAAAATGGCGTCGATTTAATAGAAAAATTCCGTAAAGCCGGTTATACGATTGCAACGAATCGCAATGATTTAGTTGCTGCGTCACCGAGGAACAATAAACTAGTAGGTCTGTTCCACCCTGCCTATATGAATTTTCAGATTGATAAGGAAGAATATAAATCTGAAGAGCCTACATTACAAGAGATGACAATGAAGGCGATTGATGTTCTATCCTGGGGAGAAGAAGGATTTTTTCTAATGGCTGAGGGAGCAAGAATCGACCATATGGCTCATGCTGCTGATGTCACTGGGATTTGGAAGGAAACCATTGCGTTTGATCAAACCGTGAAAGCAGTTGTGGATTGGGCTAAGAAACGCAACGACACGCTCGTCGTTGTCTTAGCAGATCACGAAACGATGGGAATTTCCGCAACAGAAAAGATGAACATCGAAGGCTTGAAAAAAGTAAACATGAGTGCTGAATATATGGCGAAACAGCTTCAGGCAACTAAAGATGCTCGACTTGCACCTGAACGTGTGATAGAGGTCTTTAGTAAACATGCCAATATCCAGCTTACACTAAAAGAAGCACAGCAATTCATTAAGAATATAGAAAGCAATCGGACGATGGTGTATCCACAAAATCGCGTAAATTGGGAAGTGGGCAGCACCATCGCTAAACATTACAACGTAGGCGTCGTCGATTCCAGCATTCGTGCCGCCAGTTCTACTGGTGGACATACAGCCAATATGATTCCGATATTCGCAACCGGACCTGGAAGCTCAGCTTTTAACCGAGTCATCGACAATACCGATGTCTCAACTATCATTACAAACGCTGCCAATATTCCATTTACGCCAGGGCAACAGCTAGGAAACCAGTAA
- a CDS encoding S8 family peptidase — translation MKSIRKKLVALGASFALVASPFASMTVEASAEPIAKKLQSVNSSEKVAKQSINNSLSNKEKTKNFSDDTIIVKYSKPLTVNDHKKAGGTVIQQVSGLKYVAIKVKDKKKLQQTIQNYQKNSKVMSVQLSPIYKQTGTIDPKISEQYVHTQLNTAKAQKLAGKNQVKVAVIDTGIDRNHPELKDSIISSTNIIDPMNPAAADIHGTHVAGIIAAKKDNGIGGYGVNPNAKILSFDVFGGDMWTFDYTIANAILEAVDEGAKVINMSLGGSMPSDLLKEAVDKATDRGVVVVAAAGNDGMNLPSYPASYEGVIGVGSVNKDKKLSEFSTYGASTDIVAPGEDIYAPYYDVKKGSTFDRLSGTSMASPVVAGAAALLLSKYPKLTPAEVEYVLEKTATDLGEKGFDTKYGNGLVNLTSALTYDVKKIPTIVKQTWGQKEIVNNAALITAPAEVKDSLTKPSEQKWVKLPVEKGEYIQASLIGHSSYDYKMSIHFYGDNQQQLTDINDVKEGKVEGKLIKAPFSGMVAIGVKDVNGSYDDSSSKQSSYTLKVDKLASLPEDESTLEAPIAISSLPFTQNNLVFTGEEGEDDFFHFTSKEAQLMKFDISGIPGVDVSAHVYEKDQLFPPVIEGEGQPSTELPQVETVSEEMPPLYSSNTGRIGESETLIFNTEADKEYYIKVTNKPTYYEVASSDFIFESIGNTEAAPSALPYSVKLEGKTVPEDEDQHAGGIEFEEESKFIEYLAAIAKPYEIASTLNGYLQNTGDQDWYKMNPTATGIYQFNLPTPTVNVPAVNLYEVIEGQDEAGKPYAYLAPVASNEEFSWYSWTALMANKITTGLKANKTYYMAVSPNWSANQIPYEGYSISSKLLISNPGDKYEENDLPEQAKDLPAKGVEANFAMPNDVDTYYFTAKQTATYGVKFVRTRPTTALKNKYGEELLAPIYGQIVITEDVNKNRKLDENEYERSSYILNSIAAGMTTGSFKAKKNQSYFVSTLGMTESGSGISLLPYKLNIDAVNRKDEDAGSKVKNNTPSKPIALKKQNSKSYAATAYLNAGYQNGDTDWFVYKATKTEQATVTLNAGAEIDGIIEVYKNGKRVAKSDYYGQGDKEILSLKLTKGTYYIKVRDSKGRASFDPYTLSLKLK, via the coding sequence TTGAAGTCAATTAGGAAGAAATTAGTAGCGTTAGGAGCGAGCTTTGCGCTTGTAGCTTCACCATTTGCTAGTATGACAGTGGAAGCTAGTGCCGAGCCGATTGCGAAAAAACTGCAATCCGTCAACAGTTCTGAAAAAGTGGCCAAACAGTCTATAAATAACAGTCTATCCAATAAGGAAAAAACAAAAAACTTTAGTGACGATACCATCATTGTTAAATATTCTAAACCGTTAACGGTTAATGACCATAAGAAAGCCGGTGGAACGGTTATTCAACAAGTCAGTGGGCTAAAGTATGTTGCGATTAAGGTAAAAGATAAGAAAAAATTACAGCAAACGATTCAAAATTATCAAAAGAACAGCAAGGTTATGTCTGTTCAACTAAGCCCTATCTACAAGCAAACGGGAACGATTGATCCAAAGATTAGTGAGCAATATGTTCATACTCAATTAAATACAGCGAAAGCACAGAAGCTAGCAGGAAAGAATCAAGTGAAAGTAGCGGTTATTGATACGGGGATTGACCGTAACCATCCTGAGTTAAAAGATTCGATTATTTCAAGTACAAACATCATTGACCCGATGAATCCAGCAGCTGCCGATATTCATGGAACACATGTGGCCGGAATTATTGCCGCGAAGAAAGATAATGGAATCGGTGGATATGGCGTCAATCCAAATGCTAAAATCCTCTCATTCGATGTGTTTGGCGGTGATATGTGGACGTTCGATTACACGATTGCTAATGCTATTTTGGAAGCCGTTGACGAAGGAGCTAAGGTCATTAATATGAGTTTAGGTGGTTCTATGCCTTCTGATCTTTTAAAAGAAGCAGTCGATAAAGCCACTGATCGTGGCGTTGTTGTAGTCGCTGCGGCCGGAAATGATGGAATGAATTTGCCAAGCTACCCGGCAAGCTATGAAGGGGTTATTGGCGTCGGCTCTGTCAATAAAGACAAGAAACTAAGTGAATTCTCTACATATGGTGCTTCGACAGATATTGTCGCACCTGGAGAAGATATTTATGCCCCTTATTATGATGTAAAGAAGGGCTCCACTTTTGACCGTTTAAGCGGTACATCCATGGCTTCACCTGTCGTTGCCGGAGCTGCGGCATTGCTATTGTCCAAGTATCCGAAACTAACACCAGCGGAAGTGGAATATGTGTTGGAAAAAACAGCAACAGACCTTGGTGAAAAAGGGTTTGATACGAAGTATGGCAATGGTCTTGTTAATCTAACAAGCGCATTAACGTACGATGTGAAGAAGATCCCTACTATCGTAAAACAAACATGGGGACAAAAAGAAATCGTAAATAATGCAGCACTTATCACTGCTCCAGCAGAAGTGAAGGACTCTTTAACTAAGCCTTCGGAGCAAAAGTGGGTGAAGCTGCCGGTTGAAAAAGGCGAGTATATTCAAGCTTCATTAATCGGCCACTCTTCTTACGATTATAAAATGAGCATCCATTTTTATGGAGACAATCAGCAGCAATTGACAGATATTAATGATGTGAAAGAAGGAAAAGTAGAAGGAAAATTGATTAAGGCGCCGTTTAGCGGGATGGTTGCAATCGGTGTGAAAGATGTGAATGGCAGCTATGATGATTCGAGTAGCAAGCAGTCTTCCTACACGTTGAAAGTGGACAAACTAGCAAGTTTACCGGAAGATGAATCGACATTAGAAGCTCCTATTGCCATTTCAAGCTTACCGTTTACTCAAAACAACTTAGTTTTCACAGGGGAAGAAGGGGAGGATGATTTCTTCCACTTTACGTCAAAAGAAGCTCAGCTTATGAAGTTTGATATTTCCGGTATTCCTGGGGTAGATGTGAGTGCTCACGTGTATGAAAAAGATCAGCTGTTCCCACCAGTTATTGAAGGGGAAGGACAGCCATCGACGGAACTGCCACAAGTGGAAACAGTTTCGGAAGAGATGCCACCGCTCTATTCAAGCAATACTGGTAGAATTGGAGAGTCAGAAACTCTTATTTTCAATACGGAAGCCGACAAAGAATACTATATTAAAGTGACGAATAAACCGACATACTATGAAGTTGCTTCCAGTGATTTCATATTTGAATCTATAGGAAACACAGAAGCGGCCCCATCTGCGCTGCCATATAGCGTAAAGCTTGAAGGGAAGACGGTTCCTGAAGATGAAGATCAACATGCTGGTGGAATAGAATTTGAGGAAGAGTCGAAGTTTATTGAGTACTTAGCTGCAATTGCTAAGCCATACGAGATAGCTTCAACGCTCAATGGCTATTTGCAAAATACAGGTGATCAAGATTGGTACAAAATGAATCCAACAGCGACAGGAATTTATCAATTCAATCTTCCGACACCAACTGTAAACGTACCAGCTGTTAACTTGTACGAAGTAATAGAGGGTCAAGATGAGGCAGGGAAGCCTTATGCATATTTAGCCCCAGTTGCATCTAATGAAGAATTTAGCTGGTATAGCTGGACTGCTTTAATGGCCAATAAGATTACGACTGGTTTAAAAGCGAATAAAACATATTACATGGCCGTTAGCCCAAATTGGAGTGCAAATCAAATCCCATATGAAGGCTATAGCATTTCATCTAAGCTGCTAATCAGCAACCCTGGGGACAAATATGAAGAAAATGATTTGCCTGAGCAAGCAAAAGATTTACCGGCAAAAGGAGTAGAAGCCAACTTTGCTATGCCGAATGATGTGGATACGTATTACTTCACAGCTAAGCAAACAGCAACGTATGGAGTGAAGTTCGTTCGTACTCGACCAACGACTGCTTTGAAGAATAAATACGGTGAAGAATTACTTGCTCCTATTTATGGACAGATTGTGATTACAGAAGATGTGAACAAAAATCGTAAATTAGATGAAAATGAATATGAACGTTCGTCTTATATATTAAATTCTATAGCCGCAGGAATGACCACAGGTTCCTTTAAAGCAAAGAAAAATCAATCGTATTTCGTTAGTACGCTTGGTATGACAGAGTCTGGTTCAGGCATTTCTCTATTACCGTATAAATTAAATATTGATGCGGTGAATCGAAAAGATGAAGATGCCGGTTCTAAGGTGAAAAATAATACACCGTCTAAACCAATTGCATTGAAGAAACAGAATAGCAAGTCTTATGCTGCAACTGCTTACTTAAATGCGGGTTATCAAAATGGAGATACAGATTGGTTCGTCTATAAAGCAACTAAAACGGAACAAGCAACGGTAACACTAAATGCCGGAGCCGAAATTGATGGAATTATCGAAGTGTACAAAAATGGAAAGAGAGTCGCTAAATCCGATTACTATGGACAAGGTGACAAAGAGATTCTATCGTTAAAACTAACAAAAGGCACATACTATATCAAAGTACGCGACAGCAAAGGCCGTGCCTCATTTGACCCGTACACATTATCGTTAAAATTGAAGTAA
- a CDS encoding accessory Sec system S-layer assembly protein encodes MGLFGKKQKKAENVAVEEKIETATAEEAVSTDADAVHTKLVFHEEWQPSTQEKYVLMFRHQQLPSLKPNQISISGIRLTRFEEDILVEAFIRNTLSRAVQFDMVDLVLLDEEGQPIVKGSFDLSEMGELPALSCVPWRFFFEEESLLTDTIPEEGWTIAFELKSQAAEHQLDLEPNWKEQLSQAQIEHLQQIVADLPELKEDEVNFMGLEAVLKEDASFAVTVFIRNGSSKAISIEQLPLIVEDADGDQVCQGGFALNDFAVQPNTTKPWTFIFPEPLVQKKNPNLSSWKVYVPNA; translated from the coding sequence ATGGGGTTATTCGGAAAGAAACAGAAAAAAGCAGAAAACGTAGCCGTTGAAGAAAAGATTGAAACAGCTACAGCAGAAGAAGCCGTTTCAACAGATGCGGATGCCGTTCACACAAAGCTTGTGTTTCATGAAGAGTGGCAGCCTTCTACACAAGAAAAATATGTGTTAATGTTCCGTCATCAACAGTTGCCATCTCTAAAGCCAAATCAAATTTCCATTTCAGGGATTCGTTTGACACGCTTTGAGGAAGATATTCTTGTAGAAGCATTCATTCGTAACACGCTATCTCGAGCTGTGCAATTTGACATGGTGGATTTAGTGTTATTGGATGAAGAGGGTCAACCGATTGTAAAAGGTTCGTTTGATTTATCAGAGATGGGTGAACTTCCAGCGTTATCATGCGTGCCTTGGAGATTTTTCTTTGAGGAAGAATCACTGTTAACCGATACGATTCCAGAAGAAGGCTGGACGATTGCATTTGAATTAAAATCTCAAGCAGCAGAACATCAGTTGGATTTAGAGCCTAACTGGAAAGAGCAATTATCTCAAGCGCAAATTGAACATTTGCAGCAGATTGTCGCAGATCTTCCGGAGTTGAAGGAAGACGAGGTTAATTTTATGGGGCTGGAAGCTGTGTTGAAGGAAGATGCTAGCTTCGCTGTTACTGTGTTCATTCGTAATGGAAGTTCGAAGGCTATTAGCATTGAACAGCTGCCATTAATTGTGGAAGATGCAGATGGCGATCAAGTTTGTCAAGGCGGCTTTGCGCTTAATGACTTTGCCGTACAGCCGAATACGACAAAGCCATGGACGTTTATTTTCCCTGAGCCGCTTGTTCAAAAGAAAAATCCGAATTTATCAAGCTGGAAAGTCTACGTACCGAATGCTTGA
- the secA2 gene encoding accessory Sec system translocase SecA2, translating into MLSSVKKLFNDSSKDLKRIYKLVDTVNSLESKYEAYSDEELRGMKDQFKSMLAEGKTLKDIQCDAFAVVREAAKRVLGLRHYDVQLIGGFVLNEGSIAQMNTGEGKTLVSTLPSYLHALEGKGVHIITANEYLASRDKEIMGQVHEMLGMTVGLNISQMDTSSKREAYAADITYGTGTEFGFDYLRDNMVFHKEAKVQRGHNFAIVDEIDSILIDEARTPLIIAGKSSEGQELFAITAQIMKTFQKDVDYEVFLETKHTFLTDEGANKIEKAFGIDNLYDPEHQELLHNVLQSLKAYVIMKRDVDYIIKDGKIELIDKFTGRVMEGRSFSEGLHQAIEAKEGVEITEENETQATITVQNYFRLYSTLSGMTGSATPSKKEFWETYQLPVVTIPTNKTILRIDAPDLIYKDQASKMKKIVSEVKRVNSVGRPVLIGTTSIEQSEELSIHLKKENIKHLVLNAKTEADEAEIIVKAGQKGQVMIATNMAGRGTDILLDDEVKELGGLYILGTERHESERIDMQLRGRAGRQGDPGNSQFIISLEDDLFTYYDEEQHERYVSKVKTDAEGLVLSPAPDKYMKKVQETIEYMHQSARNHLLKLESPLNEQSKIIYSMRDRILDLETEEMFSILLEYMEKYIRRLVAVYYPEEEVLEDGVERSLESFIRELSLVFLSLDWQEEELIDVERAQVEERAMAAFEELKSYILTLQENEELGQQLRSFMLEQIDTHWMSHLDRLSNIKEGISLSGYGQQDPYQIFDKEALNEFNMLMNEIESGISIHFMDHVKEELEEQMEEEE; encoded by the coding sequence ATGTTATCTAGTGTAAAAAAACTATTTAATGATAGTTCAAAAGATTTAAAACGCATTTATAAGCTTGTCGATACAGTTAATAGTTTAGAAAGTAAATATGAAGCATACTCCGATGAAGAGTTGCGCGGTATGAAAGATCAGTTTAAATCGATGTTAGCTGAAGGCAAGACGTTAAAAGATATTCAATGTGATGCGTTTGCTGTTGTTCGTGAAGCAGCGAAACGTGTATTGGGCTTGCGTCATTATGATGTGCAATTAATTGGCGGGTTTGTATTAAATGAAGGCTCAATTGCGCAAATGAATACAGGGGAAGGGAAAACACTCGTTTCTACTTTACCTAGTTATTTGCATGCGTTAGAAGGAAAAGGCGTTCATATCATTACCGCTAATGAATATTTAGCAAGCCGTGATAAAGAGATTATGGGCCAAGTTCACGAAATGCTTGGAATGACCGTGGGCTTAAATATATCTCAAATGGACACTTCTTCTAAAAGAGAAGCCTATGCAGCGGATATTACATATGGTACCGGAACGGAATTTGGTTTCGACTATTTACGTGATAATATGGTGTTTCATAAAGAAGCTAAAGTACAGCGTGGCCATAACTTCGCGATTGTTGATGAAATTGATAGTATTTTAATTGATGAAGCGAGAACGCCGTTAATTATTGCCGGCAAATCAAGCGAAGGGCAAGAGCTGTTTGCGATTACAGCACAAATTATGAAAACGTTCCAGAAAGACGTAGACTATGAAGTGTTTCTAGAAACAAAGCATACGTTTTTAACAGACGAAGGTGCAAATAAGATTGAAAAAGCGTTTGGGATTGATAATTTATATGATCCGGAACATCAAGAGCTGCTTCATAATGTGCTTCAATCATTGAAAGCATACGTGATTATGAAGCGGGATGTTGATTATATTATCAAGGATGGCAAAATCGAATTAATCGATAAGTTCACAGGCCGAGTGATGGAAGGCCGCTCATTTAGTGAAGGATTACATCAAGCCATTGAGGCGAAGGAAGGCGTAGAAATTACGGAAGAAAATGAAACGCAAGCGACGATTACGGTTCAAAACTATTTCCGCTTATACAGCACATTGTCAGGAATGACAGGAAGTGCAACGCCATCGAAAAAGGAATTTTGGGAAACGTATCAGCTTCCAGTCGTTACAATTCCGACGAATAAAACGATTTTACGAATCGATGCACCTGATTTAATTTATAAAGACCAAGCAAGTAAAATGAAGAAAATTGTCTCTGAAGTGAAGCGGGTGAACAGTGTAGGACGTCCGGTTTTAATTGGAACAACGTCTATTGAACAATCGGAAGAGCTGTCCATTCACTTAAAGAAAGAAAACATTAAACATCTTGTCTTGAATGCCAAAACAGAAGCAGATGAAGCGGAAATTATCGTGAAGGCAGGGCAAAAAGGCCAAGTGATGATTGCGACTAATATGGCAGGCCGTGGTACAGATATTTTATTAGACGATGAAGTAAAAGAATTAGGCGGTTTATATATTCTTGGGACAGAGCGTCATGAAAGCGAACGAATTGATATGCAGCTTCGCGGTCGAGCTGGGCGTCAAGGAGACCCAGGGAATTCACAATTTATTATTTCATTAGAAGATGATTTGTTCACATATTATGATGAAGAACAACATGAACGTTATGTAAGTAAAGTAAAAACGGACGCAGAAGGGCTTGTATTATCACCAGCACCTGATAAATATATGAAGAAAGTGCAAGAAACGATTGAATATATGCATCAGTCTGCTCGTAACCACTTATTAAAGCTGGAAAGCCCGTTAAATGAACAGAGTAAAATTATTTATTCTATGCGCGATCGCATCTTAGACCTTGAGACAGAAGAAATGTTTTCTATTTTGCTAGAATATATGGAAAAATATATTCGTCGACTTGTTGCGGTTTATTATCCTGAAGAAGAAGTGCTTGAAGATGGTGTAGAACGCAGTCTAGAATCGTTTATTAGAGAGCTTTCTTTAGTGTTTCTATCATTAGATTGGCAGGAAGAAGAGTTAATCGATGTGGAGCGGGCACAAGTAGAAGAACGAGCAATGGCAGCGTTTGAAGAGTTGAAATCCTATATTTTAACGCTTCAAGAAAATGAGGAGCTTGGTCAACAGCTGAGGAGCTTCATGCTTGAGCAAATTGATACGCACTGGATGAGCCATTTAGATCGCTTGAGCAACATTAAAGAAGGAATTAGCTTGAGCGGATATGGACAGCAAGATCCGTATCAAATATTCGATAAAGAAGCACTAAATGAATTCAACATGTTAATGAATGAAATCGAATCTGGCATTAGCATTCATTTTATGGATCATGTGAAAGAAGAGCTCGAAGAACAGATGGAGGAAGAAGAGTAA
- a CDS encoding helix-turn-helix domain-containing protein, whose translation MEKKAETYDISFKKKAVDLFHQKKNYAAVSRELNTHRKNIQRWVKQFSEDGMVGLREKRGRKSGSSRVSSSTFENTQQKIKRLEAENELLKKLLKM comes from the coding sequence ATGGAGAAAAAAGCAGAGACTTATGATATATCATTCAAGAAAAAAGCAGTGGATTTATTTCATCAAAAGAAGAATTATGCAGCCGTTTCCAGAGAATTAAACACTCATCGAAAAAACATACAACGATGGGTTAAACAGTTTAGTGAAGATGGGATGGTTGGTCTTAGAGAAAAACGTGGCAGAAAAAGTGGGTCTAGTAGAGTCTCTTCATCTACCTTTGAAAATACCCAACAGAAAATAAAGCGATTAGAAGCTGAGAATGAACTATTAAAAAAGCTTTTAAAGATGTGA
- a CDS encoding IS3 family transposase, with protein sequence MNLKPSILFPIINDLSKQAHSIQLLCHLAKVSRSGYYKWIKRKALPSEKQIEDEKLKQKIIECHQKYKGIYGYRRIQIWLKRTYDIHINHKKVQRLLSELGIKAIIRKKRIYYGKKEPYLISNNYLNRSFYASRPNEKWVTDITYLIFNGQKLYLSAIKDLYNNEVVAYQISRRNDYKLVLDTLKKAIKGRNVKGLLLHSDQGYQYTSHNYNQLLTRNKMKASMSRKGNCWDNASMENFFSHLKTECFNLHTFKTSQEVRRAIKDYIHFYNHERFQTKLNNLTPIEYRSQAS encoded by the coding sequence ATGAATCTAAAACCTAGTATTCTATTTCCAATCATTAATGATTTATCTAAACAAGCTCACTCTATACAGCTACTTTGTCATCTAGCTAAAGTATCAAGAAGTGGATACTACAAGTGGATAAAGCGTAAAGCATTACCTTCGGAAAAGCAGATAGAGGATGAGAAGCTAAAGCAGAAAATAATAGAATGTCATCAGAAATATAAGGGCATCTATGGCTATAGAAGAATACAAATTTGGTTAAAGAGGACCTATGATATTCATATTAATCACAAAAAAGTTCAACGGTTACTAAGTGAGCTAGGTATTAAAGCAATTATCAGGAAGAAACGAATTTATTACGGTAAGAAAGAACCTTATCTTATCTCGAATAATTATTTAAATAGATCCTTTTACGCTTCTCGCCCTAATGAAAAGTGGGTAACGGATATTACGTACCTCATTTTCAATGGACAGAAACTATACTTGTCTGCCATCAAAGACCTATATAATAACGAAGTTGTTGCGTACCAAATTAGTAGACGTAATGATTATAAACTAGTCTTGGATACTCTTAAAAAAGCCATAAAAGGAAGGAATGTAAAGGGACTCCTTCTCCATAGTGATCAAGGATACCAATACACTTCCCATAACTATAATCAGCTACTCACAAGAAATAAAATGAAAGCTAGTATGTCTAGAAAGGGCAACTGTTGGGATAACGCTAGTATGGAAAATTTCTTTAGTCATTTAAAAACAGAATGTTTTAACCTGCATACTTTTAAAACTTCACAAGAGGTTAGAAGGGCTATTAAAGACTACATTCACTTTTATAACCACGAAAGGTTTCAAACCAAGCTAAACAACCTGACTCCTATCGAATATAGAAGTCAGGCTTCTTAA